The Paramagnetospirillum magnetotacticum MS-1 region GGGAGTTTTCCGCCGACCATGCTGGCGTGCGGCTTTGGCGCCGGTCCTCGCTGATGGTGGCGTTCAGTTGCGACGTGGCCATGACGCGGATGGCTTCTTCCAGTTCGGTGACCGAGCCGTTGTGGAAGTAGGGCGCGGTGAGCGCCACGTTGCGCAGCGAGGGAATGCGCCAGATCCCGTCGACGGCCTTGGCATGCGCCTTGCCCTTGTCCGAGGACAGGCCGTGGCGTTGAGCAAAGGCCGAGCGGCTGGCCATCAGGGGGGCATAGGGATTTTGCGGTCCCACCAGGGCGGCGCCGCTGAAATTGGGGCCGGAATGGCACATAACGCAGCCCACCGACTGGAACAGCCACATGCCGCGCTTCTGGGCCGGGTCCAAGGCGTGGTCGTCGCCTGCGACGAAGCGGTCATAGGGGCTGTCATTGGTCACCAGGGTGCGCTCGAAGGCGGCGATGGCCTGGGTGATGCGCCGCATGGTGACGGATGCGCCGTCGCCGAAGGCTTGGGCAAAGGCCTGGCGGTAGGAGGAATCGGCGCCGATGCGGGCTTCGATGGCGGTCGCCGAGGGCATGCCCATCTCGTCGGGATTGAGCGGCGGCCCCATGGCCTGCTCTTCCAGCGATCCGGCGCGGCCATCCCAGAACAGCCGGGACTGGAACGCCGCATTCCACACCGTGGGCGCATTGCGGCCGCCGATGGTGCCGTTGATGCCCTTGGACGTGGGGCGCCGGTCGGTTCCCGCGCCCTCCAGCAGGTCGTGGCAGGTGGCACACGATACGGTGTGGTCGCGTGACAGGGCGGTGTCGTGGAACAGCCTCTCGCCCAGGGCGATCTTGGCGGGATTGGTGGGATTGTCGGGCGGCGAGGGCGCCACGGCTGGCAGGCTGCGCCAGGGGTAGTGGCCGGGGCCGGAGGGGCCGCTTTGCAAGGGCATCTC contains the following coding sequences:
- a CDS encoding cytochrome-c peroxidase, whose amino-acid sequence is MNADLSQILTTGAMVVLFAISALVLLVRMDLAPAGDRPSPLDGGGRWFLGAALGIGVIAFSIKLAIILTLSSFPDQTIAPLLADPALAQRDDSLAEMPLQSGPSGPGHYPWRSLPAVAPSPPDNPTNPAKIALGERLFHDTALSRDHTVSCATCHDLLEGAGTDRRPTSKGINGTIGGRNAPTVWNAAFQSRLFWDGRAGSLEEQAMGPPLNPDEMGMPSATAIEARIGADSSYRQAFAQAFGDGASVTMRRITQAIAAFERTLVTNDSPYDRFVAGDDHALDPAQKRGMWLFQSVGCVMCHSGPNFSGAALVGPQNPYAPLMASRSAFAQRHGLSSDKGKAHAKAVDGIWRIPSLRNVALTAPYFHNGSVTELEEAIRVMATSQLNATISEDRRQSRTPAWSAENSRFDVIDRLVLSEDDIRDLAAFLRSLSSDRLARRLTRAP